The nucleotide window ACAAAGCCTTCCGGCAGAATGTCGCCCGCCTCCAGCTCGTACCACGTGTTGGAGCCTTTATCGCCGAACAAGTTTGCAACAGCGTCAATCGTCTCCGGCGTGCAAACCGGTTTTTTGCAGTCCTCGCAATAGAAAACGGGAATCGGCAATCCCCAGTGGCGCTGGCGTGAAATACACCAATCGCTCCGCTCACGGATCATGGCGATCATGCGTTCTTTGCCCCATTCGGGAATCCACTTGATCTCCTCACATGCTTTTACAGCCGTCTCCTTCATGGCGTCAACAGAAGCAAACCACTGCTCGGTTGCCCTAAAAATAATCGGATTTTTGCACCGCCAGCAGTGCGGATAGGCGTGGACGATTTTTTCAACAGCAAAGAGCGCACCGCTCTTTCGGAGATCCTCAAAAATCACGTCATTGGCCTTAGAATAATGGAGCCCTTGGTATTGCAGCGCCTCCTCCGTCATAACGCCGTGGCCGTTGACGGGCGCAACGAAGGGTATCTGCGGGTAGTTTTTACAGACATTAAAGTCGTCGACGCCGAAGCCCGGAGCCGTATGGACACATCCCGTGCCGGTATCGATTGTCACATGGTTACCGACGATGATGAGCGACTGCCTATCGTAGAACGGGTGCTGGGCAACGGCAAGCTCGAACGCGCGACCGGGCATTTTCTTTAAAACAGTATAGTCGGTAATACCGCCCTTTTTCATGACGGCGTCGGCCAGGTCGGCGGCAACAATAAAGCATTCGTCCCCGGCTTTGACAATGGCATACTCGAAATCCGGGCCAAGGCTGATAGCCAGGTTACCCGGAAGCGTCCATGTCGTCGTCGTCCAGATGAGAAAAAAGGTTTTAGCCGGGTCACAGACGTCTTTCAACACGCCTTTGTCGTCTTTAAGCTTGAATTTAACGAAAATAGCCGTGCACGGGTCGTCGCTGTACTCTATTTCGGCTTCGGCCAGCGCCGTCTCGTCGTGCGGGCACCAATAGACCGGCTTGAGGCCTTTATAAATATAGCCCTTCTCATACATCTTCCCGAAAACGCGCACCTCTTTGGCCTCGAATTTCGGATCCATCGTAAGGTACGGCCTGTCCCAGTCGCCAATAACACCCAGCCGCTTAAATTGCTCGCGCTGGCGGTTAACAAAGTTGTCGGCAAACGCGTGGCAGGCATCTCGGAACTCCGGCACCGACATCGTTTTTCTGTCGAGTTTACTCTTTTTGATGATGGCGCTTTCAATTGGCATGCCGTGGTTATCCCACCCCGGGACGTAAGGCGCTTGAAAGCCCGTCATGTTTTTATAGCGCACGATGAAATCCTTCAGGCACTTGTTAAGCACGTGGCCAAGATGAATATCGCCGTTTGAAAACGGTGGGCCGTCATGCAGGATAAAAAGCGGCTTTCCTGCATTGCGCGCCATCAGGTTCCCGTAAACGTCTTTATTATAAAAACCGGCCAGCATTTCCGGTTCACGCTTCGGCAGGCCGGCGCGCATGGGGAAATCCGTTTTCGGCAGATTGATCGTGGCGTTATAGTCGACTGGCATGACTTCTATCTCCTCTAGCTGTCGTAACATTTTCCGCTAAAATGCGGCCAAACGGGCCGCCTGATAAGCCGGCCCGTTAAAAATCAGATGTGGGTTTCGTTTATTCTCCCGCGTAATTAGAGCCGAATTTCAGATCGTTAAAATCAAATTTTGGCCGCGGCGAGGTTGGCTCGTCGTCTTCCGGCGGGTCGTTTTCATGTTTCGGGCGGAAAAGCTTTGCCGTCTCTCCGTCTTTAAACATAGGGGCGAAGGGATCGGCTGCTGTGTCGGTCTCCGTCAGATTTGATAGTGCGCTGTCAATCTGCCGAGCCGTCGTTGAAATGTCGCTTTCAGATGGCTCGTCCTCTGCTGCCGGA belongs to Oscillospiraceae bacterium CM and includes:
- the ileS gene encoding isoleucine--tRNA ligase is translated as MPVDYNATINLPKTDFPMRAGLPKREPEMLAGFYNKDVYGNLMARNAGKPLFILHDGPPFSNGDIHLGHVLNKCLKDFIVRYKNMTGFQAPYVPGWDNHGMPIESAIIKKSKLDRKTMSVPEFRDACHAFADNFVNRQREQFKRLGVIGDWDRPYLTMDPKFEAKEVRVFGKMYEKGYIYKGLKPVYWCPHDETALAEAEIEYSDDPCTAIFVKFKLKDDKGVLKDVCDPAKTFFLIWTTTTWTLPGNLAISLGPDFEYAIVKAGDECFIVAADLADAVMKKGGITDYTVLKKMPGRAFELAVAQHPFYDRQSLIIVGNHVTIDTGTGCVHTAPGFGVDDFNVCKNYPQIPFVAPVNGHGVMTEEALQYQGLHYSKANDVIFEDLRKSGALFAVEKIVHAYPHCWRCKNPIIFRATEQWFASVDAMKETAVKACEEIKWIPEWGKERMIAMIRERSDWCISRQRHWGLPIPVFYCEDCKKPVCTPETIDAVANLFGDKGSNTWYELEAGDILPEGFVCPHCGGRHFTKETDTLDGWFDSGSTHSAVLDEFPGLRSPADVYLEGGDQYRGWFQSSMLTSIAEKGVAPYRQIITNGWTVDGEGKAMHKSLGNAVSPDEIIKDYGADILRLWVASTDYRVDVRISKEIVKQLSDIYLKIRNTARYILGNLNGFDPDMAIEFNDLAELDKWAVVRFNRLVERVRAAYDRYEYHTIYHGIHNFCAVEMSSFYLDVIKDRLYCDGTDSDSRKSAQSAIYLILDGLVRLIAPILAFTAEEIWAAMPHGKNTDTESVLYNDMPAYNPAYNFSMDQETVWETLLALRTDVNKALELARADKIVGKPLDAEITLYLDDVGKKAFKLIEDKNLKELFIVSKVTVADGSGQGYSAQEFKGAVIAVGASSAAKCARCWTHDDALGNNALHPELCPRCAEVVSSIG